From the genome of Treponema denticola:
AGAGCGGCCGGCTAAACGCCGGTATGTTTTGCAGCTTAACTGCATGTTAGATTGACCTGCCTGAAGGCAGGCGGGTGCGGAACCAATCGAAACAGTCCTTCGACCAAAAAAAATAAAATAATTGCAATGAAAAAGGGCATTGCGAAAGGAAGGTCGAAATGAAACAGAGAAAAGTAGTTTCAATGATTGGAGCATTAGTTTTAATAATTGGTGCAGTGGTATTAATTACTGGTTGTCCGCAACCGAATAGTAATAAGGTCAATTCCGGCGATAATGATAATAGCAACAACCTTAATGGTAGTGCATGGTTTGAAAGCGGATATCATATCGGCTATTATTTTCTTGATGGAAAAGTTTATGCCGTAGATTCCAATAAGTGGGAAAAATCTTTTGCTGGTACTTATTCAGGTAATAACTATACATCATATGATGGTACGGTAATATCATTTAGTGTATCAGGAAATATTCTAAAAATAAATAATAGAGAATTTCTACGAGTGACAGACCCAAATACACTTGAAAAAGTTAAAAAAGCACCTATTGTGTAAGTATTACTGGAAGCAGAAAGTCCGTATATTATTTTGTATATTAATGATATAGACAATAGTAACATAAATATGTACTTATGATATATGGACTTTTTATATGAATTAAAACAGCTTAACTGACCAAAGACAAACGAGTAATAAAACAGTTCAAAAATTCTATATTCGTGAAATTCAAGAAAATATATTTTTTACAGAAAGATAGTCCGTCTTTATTGACAAATTTTATTTTATTTGCTATACATATATAGCAAATAAGGAGAAGTACTATGCTTGCATTACGATTAAAACCGGAATTAGAAGACAGACTTACAGCACTTGCTCTGAAAACAGGTAGGACAAAAACCTTTTATGCAACAAAGGCTATTGAACAGCAACTTGACGATATTGAAGATTATTATCTTGCAGAGCAGTCTTATAATGAGTGGATTGCAGATGGTAAAAAGACTTATGCTCTTGATGAGGTCTTCAAATAATGTTTGTTGTAGAGATTGCTCCAAAAGCTCAACGGCAAATTTTAAAATTAGAAGCAACTGAAAGAGAGAATATAAAAACATATCTCAAGAATAAACTTGTTTCTGCAAAAGATAAAAAAGGGCTATATGAAGTTGGCGGAACAGAATTAGTTGGAAATTTAAAAGGGCTTTGGAGATTTAAAAGTCCGGAATTTAGAAAATATAGAATTATCGGGTATTTAGAAGATAGCAAATTTATAATTACAGTTTTAGCAGTGGAAGGTAGAACTGATTCTTATAAAAATAAAGACGAGTTAGCAAAGAAAGCAAGAAAAGGGGCTTTTAAGAAAAATAAAATCTAACACCCGCTTCAACCTGACATTTGTTTTGTCACGAAAGTTGCTTGACGGTCGCCTGCGGCTCCCTTTTTTATGCAACTTTCGCGCCAACTTTGCCGCCGCTTTGTGCGTCGGCAAAGACACAAACGCAGGTTAAGCGGCAGTTAGATGGACGCCTATCGGCGCTGGATGAATAATATAGGTGGTTTAAATGACTGATGCACACATTGATGACATGGAAGAAGAAACGGGTGCTAAAAAAACTCCTGTCGAATCTAAAAAAGCAATAGATTTTTATCCCAATATTGCTCGTAGTTTGAATGAAGAGGATTTAAAAAGTCCTGCGGTTGTAAAAATGTTGATATCCGATAATGAAAAATATACTAAAGAGCTTTCGGTTTTACGAAACATAGAAGAAAAGTTTCACGAATGTGATAAATCATTATCTGTAGCACTTGAAAAACTAAAGCAAAAAAAATCTTCAGAAATTCTTTCCGATTTTGTTTATACAATTGGTGGTATAATT
Proteins encoded in this window:
- the relB gene encoding type II toxin-antitoxin system RelB family antitoxin, with translation MLALRLKPELEDRLTALALKTGRTKTFYATKAIEQQLDDIEDYYLAEQSYNEWIADGKKTYALDEVFK
- a CDS encoding type II toxin-antitoxin system RelE family toxin, translating into MFVVEIAPKAQRQILKLEATERENIKTYLKNKLVSAKDKKGLYEVGGTELVGNLKGLWRFKSPEFRKYRIIGYLEDSKFIITVLAVEGRTDSYKNKDELAKKARKGAFKKNKI